From Papilio machaon chromosome 2, ilPapMach1.1, whole genome shotgun sequence, the proteins below share one genomic window:
- the LOC106709031 gene encoding GILT-like protein 2, which produces MMIFIYFFVGLFIQNLVSARVHDLNDITRNNLNENEPLKLQVFDLLDFLERIKAAKETDRVLVQVYYESLCPACRLFFTEQLKPVVEKLGQYINIRTYPYGNAKTIIDENGDYTIKCQHGPPECYGNKLHACALNLLQNKTQALIFNACLMTRRRNSHGSDDKAADACGTELNLDSNTIKECAKSNKGDELLKYYGEESKKANFNYVPYILIQGRVNDGEELMKDICNVFTNPPPPCNDK; this is translated from the exons ATGatgatttttatctatttcttCGTcggtttatttattcaaaacttGGTTAGCGCACGGGTTCATGATTTAA atGATATTACAAGAAATAACTTGAACGAAAATGAACCTCTTAAACTTCAAGTATTCGATCTGTTGGATTTTTTGGAACGG ATAAAAGCCGCTAAAGAAACTGACAGAGTACTCGTACAAGTGTACTACGAGAGTTTATGTCCTGCCTGCAGACTTTTCTTTACAGAGCAATTAAAACCTGTTGTAGAGAAACTTGGGCAGTACATAAATATCAGGACCTATCCTTATGGAAACGCAAAG acaatAATTGATGAAAATGGTGATTACACAATCAAATGCCAACACGGGCCTCCAGAGTGCTACGGCAACAAGCTGCATGCATGTGCATTGAATTTGTTGCAGAATAAAACTCAAGCATTGATCTTTAACGCCTGCTTGATGACCCGAAGGCGAAACAGTCATGGTTCAGACGATAAGGCCGCTGACGCA tgTGGTACAGAACTAAATTTGGACTCAAACACAATTAAAGAATGTGCAAAAAGCAACAAAGGcgatgaattattaaaatattatggtgAAGAAAGCAAAAAGGCAAATTTCAATTACGTACCATACATCCTGATACAAGGACGTGTCAACGATGGAGAAGAACTAATGAAGGATATCTGCAATGTTTTCACCAATCCTCCTCCACCATGTAATGACAaatga
- the LOC106709048 gene encoding facilitated trehalose transporter Tret1, whose product MKILMRADTHYSIVVRDTEYEKPKYTCSQVLAAVAVSMGSMIVGFSSAYTSPALVTMENSTSISVSEEQASWVGGLMPLAALVGGVIGGPLVDYIGRRRTILSTAIPFFIGWILIATAKIVHLVLAGRAICGLCVGIGSLAFPVYLGETIQPEVRGTLGLFPTAIGNIGILICYVAGKYLDWSQLAYLGSSLPIPFLILMFMIPETPRWYISRGRTEEARKALQWLRGPNTKIDNEIRDIALSDAEIGKDSSMAELFSLKYMKSIFICLGLMAFQQLSGINAVIFYTVKIFKMSGSSIDENLSTIIVGLVNFISTFIATALIDRAGRKILLYISSVTMTVTLIVLGTFFYVRDTLNMEVSTLGWIPLTSVMVYLLGFSLAFGPIPWLMMGEILPAKIRGGAASICTAFNWLCTFTVTKTFHNIIVGIGPSGTFWLFGSICFIGLFFVVVCVPETRGKSLEQIENKMTGRKTTRTRRMSSIANIKPLPCGC is encoded by the exons atgaagattTTAATGAGAGCTGACACTCATTACAGCATTGTGGTTAGGGATACTGAATATGAAAAACCGAAATATACTTGTTCCCAG gTTCTGGCCGCGGTAGCCGTTTCTATGGGATCTATGATTGTAGGGTTTTCCTCGGCATACACATCGCCAGCTCTTGTTACCATGGAAAACAGCACTTCTATATCCGTATCAGAAGAACAG GCGAGCTGGGTCGGCGGGTTAATGCCTCTAGCAGCGCTTGTGGGAGGAGTAATCGGAGGCCCTCTCGTGGACTACATCGGACGTCGCAGAACTATTTTGTCAACCGCTATTCCTTTTTTCATCGGATGGATCCTAATAGCCACTGCGAAGATTGTACACTTAGTTTTAGCAGGTCGCGCAATATGCGGCCTTTGTGTCGGTATCGGTTCCTTAGCCTTCCCCGTATACCTCGGAGAAACTATACAACCTGAGGTTCGCGGTACCCTTGGTCTATTCCCAACGGCCATAGGAAATATTGGCATTCTGATTTGTTATGTCGCAGGAAAATATCTTGACTGGTCACAACTCGCTTACTTAGGGTCATCTTTACCGATTCCATTTCTAATACTTATGTTTATGATCCCGGAAACACCTCGATGGTACATCTCGCGTGGACGGACCGAAGAAGCTCGTAAAGCGTTGCAATGGCTTCGCGGACCAAACACTAAAATCGATAACGAAATTCGGGACATCGCTTTATCTGACGCAGAAATAGGCAAAGATTCTTCAATGGCTGAACTATTCagcttaaaatatatgaaatcaaTATTCATTTGTTTGGGTTTAATGGCTTTTCAACAATTGTCCGGTATAAAtgctgtaatattttatacggttaaaatatttaaaatgtcaggAAGTTCCATTGACGAGAACCTATCCACGATTATAGTAGGATTGGTAAACTTTATATCGACGTTTATTGCTACAGCCCTAATCGATCGCGCGGGTCGCAAAATCCTTCTATACATATCTTCCGTCACCATGACAGTCACATTGATAGTATTGGGCACGTTTTTCTACGTACGTGATACTCTAAATATGGAGGTTTCAACATTAGGATGGATTCCACTTACAAGTGTCATGGTTTATCTTCTAGGATTTTCATTAGCCTTTGGACCAATCCCATGGCTGATGATGGGCGAAATATTGCCGGCGAAGATTAGAGGTGGCgcagcgtcgatatgtactGCATTTAATTGGCTGTGTACATTTACAGTGACAAAAACGTTCCATAATATTATTGTGGGTATTGGACCATCTGGAACCTTCTGGTTATTTGGttctatatgttttattgGTTTGTTTTTCGTAGTCGTTTGTGTACCAGAAACTCGGGGTAAGAGTCTTgaacaaatagaaaataaaatgactgGCAGAAAAACCACTAGAACGAGAAGAATGAGTTCTATTGCTAATATCAAACCTTTACCCTGTGGTTGTTAA
- the LOC106709088 gene encoding uncharacterized protein LOC106709088 — protein MYWFAVVLIAIPCGRAQLTAQSSLAPDLRECYTVPQLVDRNNLPPTTMPVLIDVIRKIEDNPNINVDLRQLAVLLLHTYRQDGIEFHQPEVNLGAASTILPFAPTFHSFYRHRLLLTRIIPGNLQTLSNTTVNSELKCALHHMLSTTVDARLRGNENSCNQLSQYRALRTARDVTLVEDDVEIIDLATLKAANKNGHMRHHNPKDDVEYAGFGDVKSERQVLGQSTCPLLGGVVNTRWGAVSAGHLIAGIAAGAELQQVPVLELAKSSFLNYNNVQQSVTSIYPATLSGDLAEAVLIQGTERGNPSISIGTAGNWNSSQATRYYMLHSRINVEMTDPEIRGDIDGFVLGTVLSSVLSASNTLKLSQLLDMYYTPRNGVYNSNLRACNRQALSQQYITATNLASETYTFAAALDTNIPLRGTITGGMEDLVNSAVTNFQTYASNNLNDLNCVTTEATSVDYRLKTNLYIVLDAVWQFQAVYPAISYLLDNIEVSKYGSSVTLLSAFDGSVIVNKTFSISDFHTNYTLVRHQSLLSGVNMETSLTNIRIMMHNELENERTANYVGGNSSVLLFLLSSGNIQITQNALDQARILNETVPDLRILFATATNQFDNLWSMVRDVHNDIKTVSLNTEGTNVEITMNPVLDRIAQVGRRIINPTCGSTYPSDSTSGTRQFEDFVEPGFINYYAISPNYFYQNNGNRRVRISRSGVGSGSLIVCYSRATAQPRQNATLSGLDEGAVTCQTLATTGNVEIGLQNPCEGYWTINSCPFYYISVQSSVTASTSLSAVCTENACRFPYNVRYQVQIEEFGCFSSAASLGVSVGLLLSVILYNLFSSH, from the exons ATGTACTGGTTTGCGGTGGTTCTAATCGCAATACCATGCGGCCGAGCACAGCTGACAGCTCAGTCCAGCCTTGCACCAGATCTGAGGGAATGCTACACAGTGCCCCAACTAGTGGACAGGAACAACTTACCGCCAACCACCATGCCCGTACTTATCGACGTCATCCGCAAGATAGAGGACAACCCTAACATAAACGTCGACTTGAGACAACTCGCTGTTCTCCTACTTCATAC gtACAGACAAGATGGTATCGAATTCCATCAGCCCGAGGTGAACTTAGGCGCGGCCTCAACAATTCTTCCTTTCGCACCTACCTTCCATTCATTTTACAGACATAGGTTATTACTGACAAGAATTATTCCTGGGAACTTGCAAACGCTTAGCAACACTACAGTTAACTCCGAATTAAAG tgcGCTCTTCACCACATGCTCTCTACAACAGTGGACGCTCGCTTGCGAGGTAATGAGAACAGCTGCAACCAGTTGTCTCAGTATCGCGCTCTGCGGACTGCGAGGGACGTCACCCTCGTCGAAGATGACGttgaaattattgatttagCAACGTT AAAAGCTGCAAACAAAAATGGTCACATGAGACATCACAATCCGAAGGACGACGTTGAGTACGCAGGCTTTGGTGATGTGAAGTCCGAACGTCAAGTGTTGGGGCAGAGTACCTGTCCGTTACTCGGCGGAGTGGTGAACACCCGCTGGGGAGCAGTTTCCGCAGGACACCTTATAGCTGGCATAGCGGCCGGAGCTGAACTGCAACAAGTGCCAGTTCTCGAACTAGCTAAAAGCAGTTTCCTCAACTATAACAATGTGCAACAGAGTGTCACCTCTATCTACCCAGCTACGCTATCAG gtGATTTAGCGGAAGCAGTGCTGATCCAAGGGACAGAAAGAGGCAATCCATCAATATCTATCGGTACTGCAGGAAATTGGAACAGTTCGCAAGCGACCAGGTACTACATGCTACACAGCCGTATCAATGTCGAGATGACAGACCCGGAGATACGGGGAGATATCGATGGATTCGTCCTCGGCACAGTTCTGTCCTCAGTACTAAGCGCTTCAAATACACTGAAGTTGTCACAGCTACTGGATATGTATTATACCCCAAGG AATGGAGTTTACAACTCCAACCTCCGTGCATGCAACCGTCAGGCACTGAGTCAGCAGTACATTACGGCGACCAATTTGGCATCGGAGACCTACACGTTTGCCGCGGCGCTAGACACCAATATACCTCTTAGGGGAACAATCACCGGCGGGATGGAAGACCTCGTTAACAGCGCTGTCACTAACTTCCAGACATACGCTT caAACAACTTAAACGACCTGAACTGCGTCACGACGGAAGCCACCTCAGTAGACTATCGCCTCAAGACCAACTTGTACATAGTACTCGACGCCGTGTGGCAATTCCAAGCCGTCTACCCTGCGATATCCTATCTCCTCGACAACATCGAAGTCAGCAAATACGGCTCCAGTGTAACACTATTGAGCGCTTTCGACGGCAGCGTCATTGTCAACAAAACCTTCTCAATATCTGATTTCCATACCAACTATACTTTAGTACGGCATCAGTCTT TACTCTCAGGAGTGAATATGGAAACATCTTTGACAAATATACGAATAATGATGCACAATGAATTAGAAAATGAGAGAACAGCAAACTACGTAGGAGGAAACTCGTCAGTTCTACTGTTCCTATTGAGCAGTGGAAACATACAAATCACACAAAATGCCTTAGATCAAGCTAGAATTCTAAATGAAACGGTTCCCg ACCTAAGGATTCTTTTTGCAACTGCAACGAATCAGTTTGATAATTTATGGAGTATGGTACGGGACGTGCATAATGACATTAAAACTGTATCTTTGAATACTGAAGGAACGAATGTTGAAATCACCATGAACCCAGTACTCGACAGGATTGCTCAAG ttggCAGAAGGATTATAAATCCAACTTGCGGCTCAACATATCCCTCAGACTCGACTTCAGGTACTAGACAGTTCGAAGATTTCGTAGAACCCGGATTCATCAATTACTATGCCATAAGCCCGAATTATTTCTATCAGAACAATGGCAACAGAAGAGTTCGCATTTCACGCAGCGGCGTCGGAAGTGGAAGCTTGATTGTTTGCTATTCTCGGGCCACAGCACAACCCAG ACAAAATGCTACCCTGTCCGGTCTCGATGAAGGTGCAGTCACCTGTCAAACTTTAGCTACAACAGGAAATGTAGAAATAGGTCTTCAGAACCCCTGCGAAGGATATTGGACCATTAATTCTTGTCCATTCTATTATATTTCCGTTCAATCATCAGTCACGGCTTCAACATCGCTAAGCGCTGTCTGTACGG AAAACGCCTGCAGATTTCCTTACAACGTGAGATACCAGGTTCAAATTGAGGAGTTCGGCTGCTTCAGCAGTGCAGCCTCCCTAGGAGTTAGCGTAGGGTTATTGCTGTCAGTAATATTGTACAACTTATTTAGTTCCCactag